In Hemicordylus capensis ecotype Gifberg chromosome 4, rHemCap1.1.pri, whole genome shotgun sequence, the genomic window agaacgaCCAATGGCTGACTCCGTctaagggagcagcagcagcaacaacaacagtaatagcagcagcagccctttgcTCTGTGCTGTTGGAGACGCAGATTCAGTGGCATCGCCTGTGTGTACCTTCtctcctagtgaccactagggacatGAGGAGTAGAGATAGCGAGGAAGACTCTGCAATCTTCCTTTTTCATTGTTTCTCCCTCTGCTCCAGCAGTTTTCGATTGGGAGACAGATACGCTTCCCCTCTCTACTCTGcaccatgaagacagaaagctcagggacacaggcatTTCtctccaagtatgtaacttcccaAATCAATCTCACTCGCTTTTGAACCTGAAATGTCCGTCTCAATACTCCTGAATGGGCTTactcttctcacacacacatgctctgctAAAACGGGAGTGAACTAAACCTCTCCCCTCCAACATATGCATACAAAAGTGCTATGACAGAGGGCAGGGAGCACAGGAGCAGGCAATCCCCCCACTTCAGGATGGTTATATAGGAAAAGCTTGATTCTGCAGAAGGTTCCTAATGTATATAGTACATTCCACTCCCGTCCACATGCACACAACGTTCATGGGATTAACCAAGTGAAAAGAGGCAACGGACGTCCCTTTGACCCACTCAGGGCCTTCCCACTTGGCCCCCATCCCAGCCCCTGATCCCAAGATCCCGAAATCCTTCTGTGTGTGCTTCACCTTCTTTCTCCTAGACTGGGATGCAGGCCAAGTTTTCTTCCACCCTCTActccccagaagcagcagcaggaagtcaGGCAGAACTTTCCCTTATGTTCCCTTATGTTCTGCAGCTGCCCCTTCCTGTGTGTGAGCCAAGACAAGGCCAAGGCCAATGGGAGTGAGCACATGAGATTCACAAGGAGAGGGCACTGCTGAGGTTGTGCCCACTTGGTAGGAGGGTCTTCATCTCTGTCTGTCCCGTGTGGGAACAACGAGTCTGtgagagagcagagcagagcagagcagagcttgCAACTGTAGGCCCCTTCCCATTAATTCACACAGGCCACAGTCCATTGGAAAGTTTCCCTCCCAGGCCCCAGGGAAATGAATGGGTGTGTGAGAACAAAGTAATGGTCTTTATCGCAGTTCCCCTTCATCTCAATGCGAGTTGTATAGAATTCACCAGAGAGAACTGGGCCCAGTGGGTCAGAGGGGTCTGCAGTTCTCACACAGCCACTCTTCaaaatctgacacacacacacacacacacacacacacacacacacacacagagacactcatTTTGCTTTTTACACCTCTCTTATGTGGTGGGGACAATTCCATGTGTATGCACAAGGAATTGCCAACACCACATCTAACTTTCCTCCAAGAACAAAACAAATCTATTGGCTGGATCACACTGTCTCCAATGTGATTACAACAATGAGAACTGAAAGCAGGAGTCGAAGACCCAAACTAAGCAGCTTGTGCTTGTTTCTCTGCTCCAGAGGACTGAAGCCCATCACATTCAGGTTTCCTTTCTCATCTTGAGGCAGCAAGAGGAAATGGTAACATTGCAAAAAGACGGCTCGTGCAAATAAGTCACGAGATATGCCAGATTTTTAAAACCTCCTTCTCCCCCACAATTCATCTGTCCCATTCAGCTCAGGGGGTCTGCACTGGAGTGCACGGTGTGGACTCCCATGTGGACTGTATTTGGCAGCCAAATTCTAAAGAATACAAACCTATCAAAATGTTACGTGGGTGCAGATCTTGGTGGCCAAATCCAAACGTATGCAGCTCTTGCACTGCCTGAAAGACTGTTGGAAGAATATCTTCACTCTTCAGAGTTGCATGATTTGATGTCTTCAAGTACTCCTCAAGATTCTTCTCACACAAGGAGAGGCAAATGTAGAGACAGGCATTTTCTTCTTCCGACCCATAGAACTTTACCAGATATTTGCTGGTAGTACGGcatttttcaaggcaggtttTCTCACACTTGGCATTTGCTGATTCACTCTTGAATATCTTCACAGCCACTTCTTTTTCATCATAAAATCCCAGGTAGACACCACCCTGAGAGGTTTCCAGGAACCTGAAATCACAATTTGCTTTGTAGATCCTGAGTTTTCCAATAGCAACGCAGCTTTTCCCATAGAGCTCCTGGAGCTTGGGTCCCCAGTGTTTGCTGACTGGGGTCCAGTGTTTCTGGGGCTGACTTGAACTAGCCATGGCACCATATTGCTGAAGCAGTTTCACCATCTCAAGGTGATAAGTTCTACATGCAATTCCAATGGGGTCCCCAATGTCTGTCCTCGCCCCCTTTTCACACAATGTCTTTGCTATGTCCCAGTTTTTCTTCTCAGTGGCGACCATTAGTGCTGTTCTTCCATTTTTGTCGGCAGCATTGATGTCAACTTGCTCTTTTTCCAACAGAGCCTTCACCAGCTTTTGGCTCTGGTTTTCAACTGCCAAAATCAGGGTAGTTCTTTCTGATGCATCTTTCTTGTTCACAACAGCCCCATGTTGTAAGAGGAAAAGGGCGATGGCCTCTTTGTCCTGGTCCCAGTTCTTATTCTTAGTCATGGACAGAGCATGGACTAATGCATTCCTATCCTTATTGTCACAGATGTTCACAACAGCTTCCATTTCTTCTACCAGGGCTTTGACGACAGCAACGTGGCCATTCTCTGCAgcatccatcagggctgttctgcCGCCTCTATTCAGGGCCCTTTTCTCCTTATCCACTACTCTGGCGAAATTGACATCTGCCCCACAGCCAGACAGGAATTTCAGGGCTTCCTCTTCCCCATGCCAAGCAGCCTCCATCAATGCTGTGAAGCCATTGAAGTCATACTCATTGATTCTTTCTCTGGAGTCAAGCAAGAGCTCCAGAAGCCTCACGTTGCCTGTTATCCCTGCTGTGATAAAAGGAGTAGCGTCATTATCCTTTCTAGCACGTGGATCAGCCCCCTTTTCAAGAAGAAAGGAGACAATCTCCTCCTTGTTGTCACAAACCGCACAATGGAGAGCTGTGAAGCCATGATTATTCACTTTAGAATTGATATCTACACCGTCTTCCAACAGTTTCTGGATGCCCTCAATTGAGCCATTTTGTACGGCATTATAGAGTGCTTCTGCAGCCATTTTCCTGGAGGACAGATACCTCAGTTCTCCTGATGGTGGCAATTCTACTGGCTTTCCAAAAAGTCCAACTATGTTTCTAGTACAAGAAAAATATTTGAATGGCTATGGTGACATCAGGTATTGGGATTAACGGTAGAGTTATGGACATCACAGCACATATGGAGTTGTGCTGCCATAGGGCTGAACGCAACACACAGTGATTTCAGGTGTTTTTGGCTGCATGGGCTcaaataacaaaaacaattaaGAGAGAATTTGGTGTCTTGGATCACAAAGTTGCATGTGTAAAACTGAGTCCAAAGTCTTCTTTCTTCATATATGTTCCATCGGTATAGCAAAGAGAGAAAACATCCTGATGAGTAAGTATGAAGAACGTCTATCACTAGCCAAGATAGTGAAACAGAACCTCCATTTTTAGTTGCACTATACCTCTGCATACCAAATACTGGAGACAAGCAACAAGGAAGGAATTTTGCCTCCATGCTCTGCCTGAAGGCTTCCTGGAaacatgggtgtctgcaggactttttctggcagtggggggaggcaaagTCAGAAATCCaataccaccaccccactccttgggtatatgctgctgctgctgctgctgctactactactactactactactactactacttctacttatataccacttttcaacaaaagttctcagagcggGTTATgtaggaaaataataaataaataagattgttccctgtgcccaaagggctcacaatctaaaaataaacatgttagacaccagcaacaaccactggaaagatgctgtgctagggttggagagggccagttgctctccccctgcttaatatctgccactttgaaaaggcgcctctttgctcagttagcagttagatAATTAAAGCCAATgtgccactgaagtcaatgggaagtGGCTcattggaagtgtg contains:
- the LOC128323175 gene encoding 2-5A-dependent ribonuclease-like — encoded protein: MFNYLSLIYKSMEGINIVGLFGKPVELPPSGELRYLSSRKMAAEALYNAVQNGSIEGIQKLLEDGVDINSKVNNHGFTALHCAVCDNKEEIVSFLLEKGADPRARKDNDATPFITAGITGNVRLLELLLDSRERINEYDFNGFTALMEAAWHGEEEALKFLSGCGADVNFARVVDKEKRALNRGGRTALMDAAENGHVAVVKALVEEMEAVVNICDNKDRNALVHALSMTKNKNWDQDKEAIALFLLQHGAVVNKKDASERTTLILAVENQSQKLVKALLEKEQVDINAADKNGRTALMVATEKKNWDIAKTLCEKGARTDIGDPIGIACRTYHLEMVKLLQQYGAMASSSQPQKHWTPVSKHWGPKLQELYGKSCVAIGKLRIYKANCDFRFLETSQGGVYLGFYDEKEVAVKIFKSESANAKCEKTCLEKCRTTSKYLVKFYGSEEENACLYICLSLCEKNLEEYLKTSNHATLKSEDILPTVFQAVQELHTFGFGHQDLHPRNILIGLYSLEFGCQIQSTWESTPCTPVQTP